GGCCGGTTCGGCTGGTACGCCAACATGGCCCTGCTGGCCAACCTGGTGCTGATGACCGCCATCCTCTCGCTGTTCGAGGCAACACTGACCCTGCCGGGCATGGCGGGCATGCTGCTGACCCTGGGCATGGCGGTGGATGCCAACATCCTGATCAACGAGCGCATCCGTGAGGAAGTGGCCCGTGGCCGCAGCGCGCTCCAGGCCATGCAGGCAGGCTTCGAACGCGCGACCGCCACTATCGTGGACAGTAACGCCACCGCGCTGCTGGCCCATGTGATGCTGTTCGTTTTCGGAACCGGGCCGGTGCGCGGCTTCGCGCTGACCATCACGATCGGTATCGTGACAACCCTGTTTACCACCCTTCTCCTTTCCCGGATGCTGATGGTGCGCTGGTATGCCCGCACACGCCCCAGCACCCTGCCGGTCTGAGGCGCGCCGAATGATGTTTGATCGTCCCCTTCTCCGGTTCGTGCCGCGCGGCACGAAAATCAACTTCATGCGCGGGCGCTTCATCGGGCTGGCAACGTCCGCCGTGCTGTCCATTGCGTCGCTGATCCTGTTCTTTCACCCCGGGCTGACGCTGGGGCTGGATTTCCGCGGTGGCATCGTGGTCGAGGCCCGCACGCAGGGGCCGGCTGATTTCAACGTCATCCGCGCAGCCCTTGCGAGCGAGCATGTCTCGGCTGCGGGCGTGCAGTCCTTTGGCGGGCCGGACGACGTGCTGATCCGCCTCGACACGCCCCCCGACAGCGAACCCGACCATGAAGCCCGCACGCAGGCCATGGTCGACTCCGTGCGCCATGCCATCGCCACCCTGCCGGGCGCGCAGGTGCTGCGGGCGGATGCGGTCGGGGCCTCGGTATCAAGGGAACTGTTCCGCAACGGCATGCTGGCGCTGGGCATCAGCCTGCTGATGATCCTGGCCTATATCTGGTTCCGTTTTGAATGGGAGTTCGCGGTCAGCGCGGTGGTGACGCTGGTGCTGGACCTGACCAAGGCCATCGGCTTTCTGGTCATTACGCATTTTGAGTTCGATCTGGTGATGGTGGCCGCCATCCTGACCATTCTGGGCTATTCCACAAACGACAAGGTGGTGGTGTATGACCGCGTGCGCGAGAACCTGCGCAAATACCGCACCATGCCGCTGGCCGAATTGATCGACCTGTCGATCAACGAGACGCTGAGCCGCACGCTGGGCACGTCATGCACCGTCTTTCTGGCCGCCCTGCCGCTGGCCCTGTTTGGCGGGGCGAGCCTGTCCGGCTTTGCGTGGGTGATGCTGTTCGGGATTGTGGTGGGCACGTCGTCTTCCATCTTCATTGCAGCGCCGCTGCTGCTGCTGATGGGCGAAAAGCGCCTGCGGCGGGATGCACGGCCGCCCGCTCGCTCGTGAGAGCGCAACGTCAAATTCATAAAATTTAAAAGTTTTGGGTGCCGCCTTTTTTCAAAAAGGCGGCATTCTTTTTTTGAAGCTTTTCTCCACACTATCTGGGGGCAGGTCCAGCCGCAGGCGGCACGACCACCTGCCCGTTTGCATTGACGGGCATGAGGGGCGCGCCGGGAAGGCAGCGTGCAGGTGCCACGCCATTCAGCGTGGAAGGGTCGGGCTGGTTGGCGCAGGCCACCATGAGGGCCACGGCCTGCCTGCCTTCACGGCGCGTGCGGCGTGAGGGCTTTTGCAGCACGGTCATGATCGTGTGCTTGCCGTATTTAAGCGAGGCCGCCATGTCATACACCTGCTGGCCCGACAGCCCGCCATCCTGCAGGCGGCTGACAAGGCTGCCCTCGGCCATGAAATAGGTCGAGACCAGCAGGTAATCCTGTGCCGGGCCGGGCAGACGCGCCATGTCCGGGCGCCGCAGACCGTGGCAGCCCCCAAGCAGGCCGACTGCCGCCACAAGCAGCATGCCGGAACGGACATGTCTTCGAATATCAATCATGTAGCGCCAACCCTGTAACGGCTTTGAAAATTCTCTTTCATGCACAACGCATGCCCCGCGCCGTGGCCAGGCGGGCGGGTTACGGCCATCGGGTTACACAAACGCTGCATCCGATCAACCCGCGCCTGCCGATAGTGGGCACACGGGCCACCGGGCACAAGTATGCGGGAGGACACAAAAAAAACGGGCACCCACAACAGGGTGCCCGTTCCTTACGCTGCGCCTGGGGCGTGCGTTCAGGCCTTGGGGGCCTCGCCCTTCTGGGCGGCTTCGGTCTTGAGCACGTCGAGAATGTCCTGCAGCAGCAGTTCGCTACGCGGGGGTGCGGGCGGCGTTGCCGGCTTCTCGGCTTCTTTCTTCGCGGTCAGGCGGTTGATGACCTTG
This is a stretch of genomic DNA from Komagataeibacter xylinus. It encodes these proteins:
- the secF gene encoding protein translocase subunit SecF; its protein translation is MFDRPLLRFVPRGTKINFMRGRFIGLATSAVLSIASLILFFHPGLTLGLDFRGGIVVEARTQGPADFNVIRAALASEHVSAAGVQSFGGPDDVLIRLDTPPDSEPDHEARTQAMVDSVRHAIATLPGAQVLRADAVGASVSRELFRNGMLALGISLLMILAYIWFRFEWEFAVSAVVTLVLDLTKAIGFLVITHFEFDLVMVAAILTILGYSTNDKVVVYDRVRENLRKYRTMPLAELIDLSINETLSRTLGTSCTVFLAALPLALFGGASLSGFAWVMLFGIVVGTSSSIFIAAPLLLLMGEKRLRRDARPPARS